A portion of the Musa acuminata AAA Group cultivar baxijiao chromosome BXJ1-1, Cavendish_Baxijiao_AAA, whole genome shotgun sequence genome contains these proteins:
- the LOC135674473 gene encoding glutathione S-transferase U17-like, with product MGVGCLSYQRREKKKKAMAAAAGEVRLIGAWPSPFVLRPRVALNLKGVEYEFLQEKFGEKSELLLRSNPVYKKIPVLLHHDKPVCESMIIVEYVDGVWANSGQAILPADPYERALHRFWSVYIDDKWFPSIFGIGKAETEEAKAESAEQAWAGLKLLEEAFEKLSKGKAFFGGDTIGYVDIALGAYLRWANVIEQMTGLKLFDEEKTPLLAVWAESFCAHEAVKEVMPETEKLLEIAKMRQEK from the exons ATGGGCGTTGGTTGCCTCTCATACCaaagaagggagaagaagaagaaggcaatggCAGCGGCGGCAGGAGAAGTGAGGCTGATCGGGGCGTGGCCGAGCCCGTTCGTGCTGCGCCCGAGGGTCGCCCTCAACCTGAAGGGGGTGGAGTACGAGTTCCTGCAGGAGAAGTTCGGGGAGAAGAGCGAGCTGCTTCTCAGATCCAACCCTGTGTACAAGAAGATCCCCGTCCTCCTCCACCACGACAAGCCCGTCTGCGAGTCGATGATCATCGTGGAGTACGTCGACGGGGTCTGGGCTAATTCCGGCCAGGCCATCTTGCCTGCCGACCCCTACGAGCGCGCCCTCCACCGCTTCTGGTCCGTCTACATCGACGACAAG TGGTTCCCGTCAATATTCGGCATCGGAAAGGCTGAAACAGAGGAGGCCAAGGCCGAATCCGCAGAGCAAGCGTGGGCCGGGCTGAAGCTGCTCGAGGAGGCGTTTGAGAAGCTGAGCAAGGGCAAAGCCTTCTTCGGCGGGGACACCATCGGTTACGTCGACATCGCTCTCGGTGCCTACCTGAGATGGGCGAATGTGATCGAGCAGATGACCGGCCTCAAGTTGTTCGACGAGGAGAAGACACCTCTGCTCGCGGTTTGGGCGGAGAGCTTCTGCGCCCACGAGGCCGTGAAGGAGGTGATGCCGGAGACGGAGAAGCTGCTGGAGATCGCCAAGATgcgtcaggagaaatag